One window of Thermocoleostomius sinensis A174 genomic DNA carries:
- a CDS encoding protein kinase domain-containing protein, protein MLNRIGGQWQAGDVILDLYKVISILSQGEFGEAYKIRHLGWDIDLVVKSPKPAIVEALGVDQFEQDIDAWVQLGTHPHIVSCYYVRRVNNSPLVFSEYVAGGSLHDWIQSRQLYADGTTRSLHRLLDIAIQLAWGLHYAHDRGVIHQDVKPENVLIGSTGVAKITDFGLVNANAIASSLSVRQNLGGANTLLTENRGVVTAAYCSPEQASQTVLSRRSDLWSWGLTVLEMFAGKRTWTSGVVAAQTLDRYLQSNHEWHLPRMPAPVVALLQQCFRENADERPHTMLDVAQSLQQVYQQVTGESYGRQLPDESHGADGLNNRAVALWDLGHHEEAVQLWEQALATQPQHQEALYNRGLVLWRSGQLKDDTALLTQLQASRTQPADWNVDYLSSLIYLEQGDYQTALSILETLRTAGVRSERVDATFAAARERSRLAARHLPDSEQLQQYAHRDVTSVALSPDNRYAITGSDDKTVRLWDVASGRCICTFRGHKAGVSSVAFSPNGNYILSASWDKTIKLCEIVTTSYVRTFKGHWGAVQSIAFSPDGYYFLSGSDDKTLKLWELTTGKCLRTFRGHRSRVSSVSFSPDGRYALSASDDKTLKLWEIASGRCVRTFEGHTAYATSTLYNFDRYCILFGSPMQMLEVSSDRIIRTFDGHQLWVRTAVFERDGRYILSGSDDTTVKLWEVSTGRCLRTMTGYTQPIRSVVLSVDGAYALAADSEQVRLWAVNCNTLPYQAPLRLSQSKTQEMVVSSNQSYGQELAQAQMAREQGDMISAAQHLRKARSQPGYNRSSDALDAWLSLYRYLPRRDLTNGWELSSFDRHADAVYGVVFSPDSSYALSASGDGTIKLWEVSTGRALRSFEDHRDRVNAITLSPDGNYALSGSSDTTLKLWQVMTGSCLRTLREHTDAVYAVAFSPDGSYALSGSADCTLKLWDVTSGRCLRTWDGHRDSINAVAFSPDGSYALSGSADYTLKLWDVAHGTFVCNYEGHHDAVRSVVFSPDGHYALSASDDATLKLWEVSSGQCVRTLEGHTGAVRSVVFSPDGHFALSSSHDKTLKIWDISTGQCLQTLEGHTGAIRSAVFSPDARYALSGGMDRSCKLWLLDWDLTNQPPAKWDEKARPYLQTFLTLHTPTVGSLPQTREASQQEITDALTRQGLPAWTEADFGALMYQLSCAGFGWLQPDGVRQQLAQMAVTANSLAPARSEEPDKVDRTAFATDYDTAFATAVVEPGQTIKVVLAVTEGSLKGQEYEFGDRTTCVIGRAKDCNLQLPNDEYHKTISRYHCLLDINPPAIRIRDLGSLHGTYVNGQMIGRRLPNQTPEEVAQMNFPEHDLSTGDEIKLGKTVFRVRVDGAIDEANMPTSIAPPLDQMDQTVLGNPVAKSPNVSIPQALSDRLAAESLSANHYAVHASAMEQINASDAIEAQDTPLPLVEGYTILRQIGAGTTGVVYLALSHQLEERVALKILTPKTVVRSTVIDLFLQEVENTKVLQHQNIVKLLESGYVDGKFFFALEYCDGGSVADLMQQRGGRLSIDEAMPIILQVLEGLEYAHNIEVPNTNHNGAKTLPLVHRALKPANLLLTYAPGARIAKIAEYGLAKAFDQAGLGGLSTSGSTVDMTRFMPRQQAVNFRYASPEVDVWACAACLYYMLTGNYPRDFTGKDPYLAVLQNQPVPINQRHVAIPPALSEVIDYALVDNPEIQFKTARAFKEALKRVV, encoded by the coding sequence ATGCTAAATCGGATTGGCGGGCAATGGCAGGCTGGCGATGTCATCTTAGACTTGTACAAAGTAATCAGCATTCTGAGTCAAGGTGAATTTGGCGAAGCGTACAAGATCCGACATTTGGGCTGGGATATCGATCTGGTTGTTAAAAGCCCAAAACCAGCAATTGTAGAAGCGTTAGGGGTTGATCAGTTTGAGCAAGATATCGACGCCTGGGTTCAATTAGGGACGCACCCCCACATTGTTAGTTGCTACTATGTGCGACGGGTGAATAATAGTCCTCTAGTGTTTTCTGAGTATGTCGCCGGGGGCAGTTTGCATGATTGGATTCAAAGTCGGCAGTTGTATGCTGATGGCACCACTCGATCGCTGCATCGCCTTCTGGACATTGCTATTCAGTTGGCTTGGGGGTTGCACTATGCCCACGATCGCGGGGTGATTCATCAAGATGTCAAACCCGAAAATGTATTGATTGGCTCTACGGGTGTGGCTAAGATCACAGACTTTGGCTTGGTCAATGCTAACGCAATCGCCAGTAGCCTCAGCGTCAGACAAAACTTGGGGGGTGCCAATACCCTGCTGACGGAAAATCGGGGCGTGGTGACGGCCGCCTATTGCTCACCCGAACAAGCCAGTCAAACGGTGTTGAGCCGGCGCTCGGATCTATGGAGTTGGGGCTTGACAGTCCTGGAAATGTTTGCTGGAAAGCGCACCTGGACATCGGGGGTGGTGGCCGCACAAACCCTCGATCGCTATCTTCAATCCAACCACGAGTGGCATTTGCCGCGAATGCCCGCTCCTGTGGTGGCGCTATTGCAGCAGTGTTTTCGCGAAAATGCGGATGAGCGGCCTCACACGATGTTGGATGTGGCCCAGTCGCTTCAGCAGGTCTATCAACAGGTGACAGGCGAAAGCTATGGTCGGCAACTGCCGGATGAATCGCATGGGGCAGATGGGCTAAATAATCGAGCGGTGGCCTTGTGGGATTTGGGCCATCATGAGGAAGCAGTGCAGCTTTGGGAACAAGCTCTTGCAACTCAACCGCAGCATCAAGAAGCACTGTATAACCGTGGGCTGGTGCTGTGGCGATCGGGGCAACTGAAAGATGACACGGCGCTCTTGACGCAACTGCAAGCCAGTCGAACTCAGCCAGCCGATTGGAATGTTGATTACTTGTCAAGCTTGATTTACCTTGAGCAAGGCGATTACCAAACAGCATTGTCTATCTTGGAAACTCTCCGCACGGCTGGTGTCCGATCGGAACGGGTAGATGCGACGTTTGCGGCCGCCCGGGAGCGATCGCGACTAGCAGCCCGCCATCTACCAGACTCGGAGCAGTTGCAGCAGTACGCCCACCGGGATGTCACCTCTGTGGCGTTGAGTCCCGATAACCGCTATGCCATTACGGGCAGCGACGACAAAACCGTGCGACTGTGGGATGTCGCCTCCGGCCGCTGTATTTGCACCTTCCGGGGCCACAAAGCTGGAGTATCTTCGGTGGCCTTTAGTCCTAACGGCAACTACATTCTTTCAGCTAGCTGGGATAAAACTATCAAGCTATGTGAAATCGTCACTACGAGCTATGTCCGCACGTTTAAAGGACATTGGGGGGCGGTACAGTCGATCGCCTTTAGCCCCGATGGCTATTACTTTTTATCGGGTAGTGATGACAAAACTCTAAAACTCTGGGAATTGACGACCGGGAAATGCCTGCGTACATTCCGAGGTCATCGCAGTCGTGTGTCTTCGGTTTCCTTTAGCCCCGATGGACGCTATGCCTTGTCTGCCAGCGATGACAAAACCCTGAAACTTTGGGAAATTGCTTCGGGTCGCTGTGTTCGCACCTTTGAAGGGCATACCGCCTATGCCACCTCGACGCTCTATAACTTCGATCGCTACTGCATTTTGTTTGGTAGCCCTATGCAGATGTTGGAAGTGTCGAGCGATCGAATTATTCGCACCTTCGATGGACACCAACTGTGGGTGAGAACGGCCGTGTTTGAGCGAGACGGCCGCTACATCCTCTCTGGCAGTGACGATACGACGGTTAAACTCTGGGAAGTGTCCACAGGTCGCTGTTTACGCACGATGACAGGCTATACACAGCCAATCCGCTCGGTTGTCCTTAGTGTAGATGGGGCCTATGCCCTAGCGGCAGATTCTGAACAGGTGAGGTTATGGGCAGTCAACTGCAACACGTTACCATACCAGGCTCCATTGCGCTTATCGCAGTCAAAAACCCAGGAGATGGTGGTATCCAGCAATCAGTCCTATGGGCAAGAATTGGCACAGGCTCAAATGGCCCGTGAGCAAGGCGATATGATCAGTGCGGCACAACACCTGCGCAAAGCTCGATCGCAGCCTGGCTATAATCGCAGTTCCGATGCGCTGGATGCTTGGCTCAGTCTCTATCGCTACTTACCGCGCCGCGATCTGACAAATGGCTGGGAACTGTCCAGTTTCGATCGCCATGCTGATGCAGTCTATGGAGTGGTGTTCAGTCCCGATAGTTCCTATGCCCTGTCTGCTAGCGGTGACGGCACTATTAAGCTGTGGGAAGTTTCCACGGGGCGAGCACTGCGCAGTTTTGAAGACCATCGCGATCGGGTCAATGCCATTACCCTCAGCCCCGATGGCAACTATGCTTTGTCCGGCAGCAGCGATACCACCCTGAAGCTGTGGCAGGTGATGACTGGCAGTTGTTTGCGCACCTTACGCGAACATACCGATGCTGTCTATGCGGTGGCCTTTAGCCCTGATGGTAGCTATGCGCTATCAGGGAGTGCCGACTGTACATTGAAACTGTGGGATGTCACCAGCGGACGCTGTTTGCGCACCTGGGATGGGCATCGGGACAGCATCAATGCCGTCGCCTTTAGCCCTGATGGTAGCTATGCGCTATCAGGGAGTGCCGATTACACCTTAAAGCTGTGGGATGTGGCGCATGGCACATTTGTGTGCAACTACGAAGGGCATCATGACGCGGTGCGCTCGGTCGTATTCAGCCCGGATGGGCATTATGCATTGTCAGCCAGCGATGATGCTACGTTGAAACTATGGGAAGTGTCGTCGGGACAATGTGTGCGTACACTCGAAGGTCATACCGGAGCGGTGCGATCGGTGGTGTTTAGTCCCGATGGGCACTTTGCCTTATCAAGTAGCCACGACAAAACCCTGAAGATTTGGGATATTTCTACCGGGCAATGTTTACAAACCCTCGAAGGTCACACTGGAGCTATCCGATCGGCAGTCTTTAGCCCCGACGCTCGTTATGCGCTCTCGGGTGGAATGGATCGAAGCTGCAAACTGTGGCTTTTGGACTGGGATTTGACCAATCAACCACCCGCAAAGTGGGATGAGAAAGCCCGCCCCTATTTACAAACTTTTCTTACCTTGCACACCCCCACCGTCGGCAGCTTGCCCCAGACCCGCGAAGCTAGTCAGCAAGAAATTACGGATGCTCTCACCCGTCAAGGATTGCCCGCTTGGACAGAGGCGGACTTTGGAGCGTTGATGTATCAGCTAAGCTGTGCTGGGTTTGGCTGGCTGCAACCGGATGGAGTGCGACAACAGTTGGCTCAGATGGCGGTGACAGCAAACTCGCTGGCTCCTGCTCGATCGGAGGAACCAGACAAAGTAGACCGCACGGCCTTCGCTACCGACTATGACACGGCCTTCGCCACGGCTGTTGTGGAACCAGGGCAAACCATAAAAGTGGTGCTGGCTGTCACCGAGGGCAGCCTTAAAGGACAAGAGTATGAATTTGGCGATCGCACTACCTGCGTCATTGGTCGAGCGAAAGACTGTAACCTACAACTGCCCAATGACGAATATCATAAAACAATTTCGCGCTATCACTGCCTGCTAGACATTAATCCTCCTGCCATCCGTATTCGCGATTTAGGTAGCCTGCACGGAACCTATGTTAACGGTCAAATGATTGGCCGGCGATTGCCCAATCAAACGCCCGAAGAAGTGGCACAAATGAATTTTCCAGAGCATGATCTGAGCACTGGTGATGAAATTAAACTGGGCAAGACAGTCTTTCGAGTTCGAGTGGACGGCGCGATTGATGAAGCGAATATGCCCACCTCGATCGCACCACCCCTAGACCAAATGGATCAAACCGTGCTGGGTAATCCAGTCGCTAAGTCGCCAAATGTCTCGATTCCGCAAGCACTGTCCGATCGTCTTGCGGCTGAATCGCTCTCGGCAAACCATTATGCCGTACATGCATCTGCGATGGAGCAGATCAATGCATCCGATGCCATTGAGGCTCAGGACACTCCCTTGCCCTTAGTCGAGGGTTACACCATTCTCAGGCAAATTGGAGCCGGAACTACAGGGGTGGTGTACTTAGCGCTAAGCCACCAACTGGAAGAACGAGTGGCGCTGAAGATCCTGACTCCTAAAACCGTCGTACGATCGACAGTCATCGATTTGTTCTTGCAAGAAGTGGAAAACACGAAGGTTTTACAGCACCAAAACATCGTAAAACTGCTAGAGTCTGGCTATGTGGATGGCAAGTTTTTCTTCGCGCTGGAATATTGCGATGGTGGCAGTGTTGCCGATCTGATGCAGCAACGTGGCGGGCGCTTGTCAATCGATGAAGCCATGCCAATCATCCTGCAAGTCCTAGAGGGGCTGGAATATGCTCACAATATTGAGGTTCCTAATACGAACCACAATGGCGCCAAAACGCTGCCTTTAGTCCATCGGGCACTCAAACCAGCAAACTTGTTACTGACCTATGCTCCCGGAGCACGCATCGCCAAAATTGCCGAGTATGGGTTGGCTAAGGCATTTGATCAAGCTGGGCTGGGGGGGCTATCCACTAGTGGCAGTACGGTAGACATGACACGGTTTATGCCGCGACAACAGGCGGTTAATTTTAGGTACGCCAGCCCTGAAGTCGATGTTTGGGCCTGTGCTGCCTGTCTCTATTACATGCTGACCGGTAACTATCCCCGTGACTTTACAGGAAAAGATCCCTATCTGGCCGTTCTGCAAAACCAACCTGTGCCGATCAATCAGCGCCATGTTGCCATTCCTCCAGCCCTGTCTGAGGTGATTGATTATGCGTTGGTTGATAATCCAGAGATTCAGTTTAAAACCGCTAGGGCGTTTAAAGAAGCTTTGAAGCGGGTGGTGTAG
- a CDS encoding LysR family transcriptional regulator, with the protein MSEINLKISQLRAFVAVATCQNFSAAALDLGVSQSTVSHAIATLEEELGVLLLMRGRHGATLTPIGQEILSDARQILGLLESIATKANLDRGLQSGQVRVAAVRSIATHILPKVIAQFCRKFPMVQVVLVEYDRYLEVEQALRDGQADIGFTVLPTAPEFDTWILFYDEFVVLLPPTTDKDDRPLTWEQLAQLPMIINQRSVHHNRVVDEHLAQFGQTRQIAYRVREDSTISSMIQQGLGAAIIARLVAEPIPDEIQVKHLPVPLERVIGVAILANSLLPSATFAFLDVAKAVWCPVATPPASKLL; encoded by the coding sequence ATGAGCGAAATTAACCTCAAAATCTCTCAGCTTCGAGCTTTTGTCGCTGTGGCAACTTGCCAAAACTTTAGTGCGGCTGCGCTAGACCTAGGGGTTTCTCAATCTACTGTCAGTCATGCCATTGCTACGTTGGAGGAAGAACTGGGGGTGCTGTTACTGATGCGAGGACGGCACGGAGCGACGTTAACGCCGATCGGACAAGAGATTCTTTCGGATGCGCGGCAGATCTTAGGGTTATTGGAATCAATTGCAACGAAAGCCAATCTCGATCGAGGGCTACAAAGTGGACAGGTGCGGGTGGCCGCTGTACGCAGCATTGCCACTCATATTTTGCCCAAAGTCATTGCTCAGTTTTGCCGCAAGTTTCCTATGGTTCAGGTGGTGCTGGTGGAATACGATCGTTACTTGGAAGTGGAACAAGCGCTGCGCGATGGACAAGCCGATATTGGCTTCACAGTGTTGCCCACAGCCCCGGAATTTGATACCTGGATCTTGTTTTACGATGAGTTTGTGGTGCTTTTGCCGCCTACCACTGACAAAGACGATCGACCGCTAACCTGGGAACAACTCGCTCAATTACCCATGATCATCAATCAGCGTAGTGTTCATCACAATCGGGTAGTAGATGAGCATCTAGCTCAGTTTGGTCAAACGCGACAGATTGCCTACAGGGTTCGGGAAGACTCCACCATTTCCAGCATGATTCAGCAAGGACTAGGAGCCGCTATCATAGCCCGTCTTGTGGCAGAGCCGATTCCTGACGAAATTCAGGTAAAACACTTACCCGTTCCCTTAGAGCGGGTGATTGGAGTCGCCATTTTAGCCAACAGCCTATTACCCAGTGCTACCTTCGCGTTTCTCGATGTTGCGAAAGCAGTCTGGTGTCCAGTGGCTACACCACCCGCTTCAAAGCTTCTTTAA
- a CDS encoding GNAT family N-acetyltransferase — protein sequence MTVNHDCNQDNFLTKFGTSFNKYTDKRIVIRCAAVDDVPVILKLIHQKAEYDGCPDLVTATAEHLHADLFGAKRSEIVLLVEIEDTIAGFATYYFTYSSFLSKPGIWLDDLYLRPEFRGQGIGQTLMQQLCYIAQQSGCERMDWTVATRNDRGIKFYQKMGATIIETVRLCRLDKQAIARQAKETPGVHS from the coding sequence ATGACAGTTAATCATGATTGTAATCAAGATAATTTTTTGACTAAATTCGGTACCAGTTTTAATAAATATACCGATAAACGCATTGTCATTCGTTGTGCAGCAGTCGATGATGTACCAGTAATTCTGAAGCTAATTCACCAAAAAGCCGAATATGATGGCTGTCCTGACTTGGTAACAGCCACCGCCGAGCACCTGCACGCTGATCTATTTGGAGCTAAAAGATCAGAGATTGTTTTGTTAGTTGAAATTGAGGATACGATTGCTGGATTTGCTACCTATTATTTCACCTATTCCTCATTTCTATCCAAGCCAGGAATCTGGTTGGACGATCTCTATTTAAGACCCGAATTTCGTGGGCAAGGAATTGGGCAAACACTCATGCAGCAGCTTTGTTACATCGCTCAGCAAAGTGGCTGCGAACGAATGGACTGGACAGTTGCAACACGTAACGATCGCGGCATAAAGTTTTACCAAAAAATGGGCGCTACGATAATAGAGACTGTACGGTTGTGTCGTCTAGACAAACAGGCGATCGCTCGACAGGCGAAGGAAACCCCAGGCGTACATTCATGA